A single genomic interval of Carassius auratus strain Wakin chromosome 30, ASM336829v1, whole genome shotgun sequence harbors:
- the grin1b gene encoding glutamate receptor ionotropic, NMDA 1b isoform X2 produces the protein MRLVLFAFLISCSCARGGCEPKTVNIGAVLSQKRYEQVFKDAVTQANNIYGKDKFKMNAISVTHKPNAIQMALSVCEDLISNQVYAILVSHPPQSNDHLTPTPVSYTAGFYRIPVVGLTTRMSIYSDKSIHLSFLRTVPPYSHQAQVWFDMMREFQWNHIILIVSDDHEGRAAQKRLETLLEERETKAEKVLLFSQDTNLTALLQEAKELEARVIILSASEDEAAAIYKAARQLNMTGSGYVWLVGEREMSGKALSEAPDGLLGLQLINGKNESAHIYDAVAVVAQSIQELFEKENITEPPRGCVGNTNIWKTGPLFKRVLMSSKYPDGLTGRVEFNDDGDRRFAHYSILNYQKTRLVQVGVYNGSQVVMNTQRKIIWPGGETEKPKGYQMSTRLKIVTIHQEPFVYVKPTLRDGTCKEEHTVNGVLIKKVICTGPNETIPGRPTVPQCCYGFCIDLLIKLAMTMNFTYEVHLVADGKFGTQERVNNSNKKEWNGMMGELLSGLADMIVAPLTINNERAQYIEFSKPFKYQGLTILVKKEIPRSTLDSFMQPFQSTLWLLVGLSVHVVAVMLYLLDRFSPFGRFKVNSEEEEEDALTLSSAMWFSWGVLLNSGIGEGAPRSFSARILGMVWAGFAMIIVASYTANLAAFLVLDRPEERITGINDPRLRNPSDKFIYATVKQSSVDIYFRRQVELSTMYRHMEKHNYESAAEAIQAVRDNKLHAFIWDSAVLEFEASQKCDLVTTGELFFRSGFGIGMRKDSPWKQNVSLAILSSHENGFMEDLDKTWVRYQECDSRSNAPATLTFENMAGVFMLVAGGIVAGIFLIFIEIAYKRHKDARRKQMQLAFAAVNVWRKNLQDRKSGRAEPDPKKKASFRSISTNLASNIKRRRSSKDTPYPTDITGQLNLSDPSVSTVV, from the exons ATGCGTCTGGTTCTGTTCGCCTTCCTCATCTCGTGCTCCTGTGCGAGAGGCGGATGCGAACCCAAGACTGTGAATATCGGAGCTGTCCTGAGCCAGAAGAGATATGAACAAGTGTTCAAAGACGCTGTCACCCAAGCCAACAATATATACGGCAAAGATAAGTTCAAGATGAACGCTATTTCTGTCACCCATAAACCAAACGCAATCCAGATGGCACTCTCCGTGTGTGAGGATCTCATCTCTAACCAG GTGTATGCGATCTTGGTGAGCCACCCACCCCAGTCCAACGACCATCTTACTCCAACTCCGGTGTCCTACACAGCTGGTTTTTACCGTATCCCTGTAGTGGGCCTCACCACCCGCATGTCCATCTACTCTGATAAG AGCATCCACCTCTCCTTTCTGCGCACGGTGCCACCCTATTCCCACCAAGCTCAAGTGTGGTTTGACATGATGCGTGAGTTCCAGTGGAATCACATCATCCTGATTGTGAGTGATGACCACGAGGGCAGAGCGGCACAGAAAAGACTGGAAACTCTGCTGGAGGAAAGGGAGACGAAG GCAGAGAAAGTGCTCCTGTTCAGCCAAGACACAAATCTGACGGCTCTGCTCCAGGAAGCCAAAGAGCTAGAGGCCCGAGTTATCATCCTGTCTGCAAG TGAAGATGAAGCTGCAGCCATTTACAAAGCAGCGCGCCAGCTCAATATGACAGGCTCTGGTTATGTTTGGCTGGTTGGAGAAAGGGAGATGTCTGGTAAAGCACTGAGTGAAGCCCCAGATG GCTTGCTCGGCCTTCAGCTTATCAATGGCAAGAACGAGTCTGCGCACATCTACGATGCCGTGGCTGTGGTGGCCCAGTCCATTCAGGAGCTCTTTGAGAAGGAGAATATCACAGAGCCTCCTCGAGGCTGTGTTGGCAATACAAACATCTGGAAGACTGGCCCACTCTTCAAACG AGTGCTGATGTCATCCAAGTATCCAGATGGCCTGACAGGCCGCGTGGAGTTTAATGATGACGGAGACAGGAGGTTCGCCCACTACAGCATTCTGAACTACCAGAAAACCCGGCTGGTGCAAGTGGGCGTCTACAATGGCTCGCAA GTTGTAATGAACACTCAGAGGAAGATTATTTGGCCAGGAGGAGAGACTGAAAAGCCAAAAGGTTATCAGATGTCAACAAGATTAAAG ATTGTCACCATTCATCAAGAGCCCTTTGTCTACGTGAAACCAACGTTACGAGATGGAACATGTAAGGAAGAGCACACTGTAAATGGAGTCCTGATCAAAAAAGTGATCTGCACTGGCCCCAATGAGACCATTCCAG GTCGCCCCACAGTGCCTCAGTGCTGCTATGGGTTCTGCATTGACCTTTTGATCAAACTTGCAATGACAATGAACTTCACTTATGAAGTGCATTTAGTTGCCGATGGCAAATTTGGCACTCAGGAGCGT GTAAATAACAGCAACAAGAAGGAGTGGAATGGCATGATGGGAGAGCTCCTGAGTGGCTTGGCAGACATGATCGTGGCTCCACTTACAATCAACAATGAACGAGCCCAGTATATAGAGTTCTCAAAACCGTTCAAGTACCAGGGGCTCACAATACTTGTCAAAAAG GAAATACCACGCAGTACACTGGACTCGTTCATGCAGCCTTTTCAGAGCACTCTGTGGTTACTGGTGGGTCTATCGGTCCATGTTGTGGCGGTGATGCTCTACCTATTAGACCGTTTCag CCCGTTTGGAAGGTTTAAAGTAAATagtgaagaggaagaagaagatgccCTCACCTTATCCTCTGCTATGTGGTTCTCCTGGGGTGTACTTCTGAACTCCGGCATTGGAGAAG GTGCCCCTCGGAGCTTTTCAGCAAGGATTTTAGGTATGGTGTGGGCTGGTTTTGCTATGATTATAGTTGCATCGTATACTGCCAATTTGGCAGCCTTCCTAGTGCTGGATCGGCCTGAGGAGCGCATTACCGGCATCAACGACCCTAGG CTGCGAAACCCATCAGACAAGTTCATCTACGCCACAGTGAAGCAGAGCTCAGTGGACATTTACTTCCGGCGCCAAGTTGAGCTAAGCACCATGTACCGCCACATGGAAAAGCACAACTATGAGAGCGCCGCTGAAGCCATCCAGGCCGTGCGAGACAA CAAACTCCACGCTTTTATATGGGATTCAGCAGTGTTGGAGTTTGAGGCCTCGCAGAAATGTGACCTGGTCACCACAGGCGAGCTGTTCTTCCGCTCTGGATTCGGTATTGGGATGCGTAAAGATAGCCCGTGGAAGCAAAATGTCTCACTGGCCATCCTCAG TTCCCATGAGAATGGCTTCATGGAGGACTTGGATAAAACCTGGGTCCGTTATCAAGAGTGTGACTCCAGAAGCAATGCACCAGCCACGCTCACTTTCGAGAATATGGCAG GCGTGTTTATGTTGGTGGCTGGTGGCATCGTCGCCGGGATCTTCCTCATCTTCATTGAGATTGCGTACAAACGACACAAGGATGCACGCAGGAAGCAAATGCAGCTGGCTTTTGCAGCAGTTAACGTATGGAGGAAGAACTTACAG gaTAGGAAAAGTGGTAGAGCAGAGCCCGACCCCAAAAAGAAAGCCTCTTTTAGGTCCATCAGTACCAACCTGGCCTCCAACATCAAGAGACGTAGGTCGTCCAAAGACACG
- the grin1b gene encoding glutamate receptor ionotropic, NMDA 1b isoform X4, with translation MRLVLFAFLISCSCARGGCEPKTVNIGAVLSQKRYEQVFKDAVTQANNIYGKDKFKMNAISVTHKPNAIQMALSVCEDLISNQVYAILVSHPPQSNDHLTPTPVSYTAGFYRIPVVGLTTRMSIYSDKSIHLSFLRTVPPYSHQAQVWFDMMREFQWNHIILIVSDDHEGRAAQKRLETLLEERETKAEKVLLFSQDTNLTALLQEAKELEARVIILSASEDEAAAIYKAARQLNMTGSGYVWLVGEREMSGKALSEAPDGLLGLQLINGKNESAHIYDAVAVVAQSIQELFEKENITEPPRGCVGNTNIWKTGPLFKRVLMSSKYPDGLTGRVEFNDDGDRRFAHYSILNYQKTRLVQVGVYNGSQVVMNTQRKIIWPGGETEKPKGYQMSTRLKIVTIHQEPFVYVKPTLRDGTCKEEHTVNGVLIKKVICTGPNETIPGRPTVPQCCYGFCIDLLIKLAMTMNFTYEVHLVADGKFGTQERVNNSNKKEWNGMMGELLSGLADMIVAPLTINNERAQYIEFSKPFKYQGLTILVKKEIPRSTLDSFMQPFQSTLWLLVGLSVHVVAVMLYLLDRFSPFGRFKVNSEEEEEDALTLSSAMWFSWGVLLNSGIGEGAPRSFSARILGMVWAGFAMIIVASYTANLAAFLVLDRPEERITGINDPRLRNPSDKFIYATVKQSSVDIYFRRQVELSTMYRHMEKHNYESAAEAIQAVRDNKLHAFIWDSAVLEFEASQKCDLVTTGELFFRSGFGIGMRKDSPWKQNVSLAILSSHENGFMEDLDKTWVRYQECDSRSNAPATLTFENMAGVFMLVAGGIVAGIFLIFIEIAYKRHKDARRKQMQLAFAAVNVWRKNLQPYPTDITGQLNLSDPSVSTVV, from the exons ATGCGTCTGGTTCTGTTCGCCTTCCTCATCTCGTGCTCCTGTGCGAGAGGCGGATGCGAACCCAAGACTGTGAATATCGGAGCTGTCCTGAGCCAGAAGAGATATGAACAAGTGTTCAAAGACGCTGTCACCCAAGCCAACAATATATACGGCAAAGATAAGTTCAAGATGAACGCTATTTCTGTCACCCATAAACCAAACGCAATCCAGATGGCACTCTCCGTGTGTGAGGATCTCATCTCTAACCAG GTGTATGCGATCTTGGTGAGCCACCCACCCCAGTCCAACGACCATCTTACTCCAACTCCGGTGTCCTACACAGCTGGTTTTTACCGTATCCCTGTAGTGGGCCTCACCACCCGCATGTCCATCTACTCTGATAAG AGCATCCACCTCTCCTTTCTGCGCACGGTGCCACCCTATTCCCACCAAGCTCAAGTGTGGTTTGACATGATGCGTGAGTTCCAGTGGAATCACATCATCCTGATTGTGAGTGATGACCACGAGGGCAGAGCGGCACAGAAAAGACTGGAAACTCTGCTGGAGGAAAGGGAGACGAAG GCAGAGAAAGTGCTCCTGTTCAGCCAAGACACAAATCTGACGGCTCTGCTCCAGGAAGCCAAAGAGCTAGAGGCCCGAGTTATCATCCTGTCTGCAAG TGAAGATGAAGCTGCAGCCATTTACAAAGCAGCGCGCCAGCTCAATATGACAGGCTCTGGTTATGTTTGGCTGGTTGGAGAAAGGGAGATGTCTGGTAAAGCACTGAGTGAAGCCCCAGATG GCTTGCTCGGCCTTCAGCTTATCAATGGCAAGAACGAGTCTGCGCACATCTACGATGCCGTGGCTGTGGTGGCCCAGTCCATTCAGGAGCTCTTTGAGAAGGAGAATATCACAGAGCCTCCTCGAGGCTGTGTTGGCAATACAAACATCTGGAAGACTGGCCCACTCTTCAAACG AGTGCTGATGTCATCCAAGTATCCAGATGGCCTGACAGGCCGCGTGGAGTTTAATGATGACGGAGACAGGAGGTTCGCCCACTACAGCATTCTGAACTACCAGAAAACCCGGCTGGTGCAAGTGGGCGTCTACAATGGCTCGCAA GTTGTAATGAACACTCAGAGGAAGATTATTTGGCCAGGAGGAGAGACTGAAAAGCCAAAAGGTTATCAGATGTCAACAAGATTAAAG ATTGTCACCATTCATCAAGAGCCCTTTGTCTACGTGAAACCAACGTTACGAGATGGAACATGTAAGGAAGAGCACACTGTAAATGGAGTCCTGATCAAAAAAGTGATCTGCACTGGCCCCAATGAGACCATTCCAG GTCGCCCCACAGTGCCTCAGTGCTGCTATGGGTTCTGCATTGACCTTTTGATCAAACTTGCAATGACAATGAACTTCACTTATGAAGTGCATTTAGTTGCCGATGGCAAATTTGGCACTCAGGAGCGT GTAAATAACAGCAACAAGAAGGAGTGGAATGGCATGATGGGAGAGCTCCTGAGTGGCTTGGCAGACATGATCGTGGCTCCACTTACAATCAACAATGAACGAGCCCAGTATATAGAGTTCTCAAAACCGTTCAAGTACCAGGGGCTCACAATACTTGTCAAAAAG GAAATACCACGCAGTACACTGGACTCGTTCATGCAGCCTTTTCAGAGCACTCTGTGGTTACTGGTGGGTCTATCGGTCCATGTTGTGGCGGTGATGCTCTACCTATTAGACCGTTTCag CCCGTTTGGAAGGTTTAAAGTAAATagtgaagaggaagaagaagatgccCTCACCTTATCCTCTGCTATGTGGTTCTCCTGGGGTGTACTTCTGAACTCCGGCATTGGAGAAG GTGCCCCTCGGAGCTTTTCAGCAAGGATTTTAGGTATGGTGTGGGCTGGTTTTGCTATGATTATAGTTGCATCGTATACTGCCAATTTGGCAGCCTTCCTAGTGCTGGATCGGCCTGAGGAGCGCATTACCGGCATCAACGACCCTAGG CTGCGAAACCCATCAGACAAGTTCATCTACGCCACAGTGAAGCAGAGCTCAGTGGACATTTACTTCCGGCGCCAAGTTGAGCTAAGCACCATGTACCGCCACATGGAAAAGCACAACTATGAGAGCGCCGCTGAAGCCATCCAGGCCGTGCGAGACAA CAAACTCCACGCTTTTATATGGGATTCAGCAGTGTTGGAGTTTGAGGCCTCGCAGAAATGTGACCTGGTCACCACAGGCGAGCTGTTCTTCCGCTCTGGATTCGGTATTGGGATGCGTAAAGATAGCCCGTGGAAGCAAAATGTCTCACTGGCCATCCTCAG TTCCCATGAGAATGGCTTCATGGAGGACTTGGATAAAACCTGGGTCCGTTATCAAGAGTGTGACTCCAGAAGCAATGCACCAGCCACGCTCACTTTCGAGAATATGGCAG GCGTGTTTATGTTGGTGGCTGGTGGCATCGTCGCCGGGATCTTCCTCATCTTCATTGAGATTGCGTACAAACGACACAAGGATGCACGCAGGAAGCAAATGCAGCTGGCTTTTGCAGCAGTTAACGTATGGAGGAAGAACTTACAG
- the grin1b gene encoding glutamate receptor ionotropic, NMDA 1b isoform X1: protein MRLVLFAFLISCSCARGGCEPKTVNIGAVLSQKRYEQVFKDAVTQANNIYGKDKFKMNAISVTHKPNAIQMALSVCEDLISNQVYAILVSHPPQSNDHLTPTPVSYTAGFYRIPVVGLTTRMSIYSDKSIHLSFLRTVPPYSHQAQVWFDMMREFQWNHIILIVSDDHEGRAAQKRLETLLEERETKSKNRNYENLDQLSFDNKRGPKAEKVLLFSQDTNLTALLQEAKELEARVIILSASEDEAAAIYKAARQLNMTGSGYVWLVGEREMSGKALSEAPDGLLGLQLINGKNESAHIYDAVAVVAQSIQELFEKENITEPPRGCVGNTNIWKTGPLFKRVLMSSKYPDGLTGRVEFNDDGDRRFAHYSILNYQKTRLVQVGVYNGSQVVMNTQRKIIWPGGETEKPKGYQMSTRLKIVTIHQEPFVYVKPTLRDGTCKEEHTVNGVLIKKVICTGPNETIPGRPTVPQCCYGFCIDLLIKLAMTMNFTYEVHLVADGKFGTQERVNNSNKKEWNGMMGELLSGLADMIVAPLTINNERAQYIEFSKPFKYQGLTILVKKEIPRSTLDSFMQPFQSTLWLLVGLSVHVVAVMLYLLDRFSPFGRFKVNSEEEEEDALTLSSAMWFSWGVLLNSGIGEGAPRSFSARILGMVWAGFAMIIVASYTANLAAFLVLDRPEERITGINDPRLRNPSDKFIYATVKQSSVDIYFRRQVELSTMYRHMEKHNYESAAEAIQAVRDNKLHAFIWDSAVLEFEASQKCDLVTTGELFFRSGFGIGMRKDSPWKQNVSLAILSSHENGFMEDLDKTWVRYQECDSRSNAPATLTFENMAGVFMLVAGGIVAGIFLIFIEIAYKRHKDARRKQMQLAFAAVNVWRKNLQDRKSGRAEPDPKKKASFRSISTNLASNIKRRRSSKDTPYPTDITGQLNLSDPSVSTVV from the exons ATGCGTCTGGTTCTGTTCGCCTTCCTCATCTCGTGCTCCTGTGCGAGAGGCGGATGCGAACCCAAGACTGTGAATATCGGAGCTGTCCTGAGCCAGAAGAGATATGAACAAGTGTTCAAAGACGCTGTCACCCAAGCCAACAATATATACGGCAAAGATAAGTTCAAGATGAACGCTATTTCTGTCACCCATAAACCAAACGCAATCCAGATGGCACTCTCCGTGTGTGAGGATCTCATCTCTAACCAG GTGTATGCGATCTTGGTGAGCCACCCACCCCAGTCCAACGACCATCTTACTCCAACTCCGGTGTCCTACACAGCTGGTTTTTACCGTATCCCTGTAGTGGGCCTCACCACCCGCATGTCCATCTACTCTGATAAG AGCATCCACCTCTCCTTTCTGCGCACGGTGCCACCCTATTCCCACCAAGCTCAAGTGTGGTTTGACATGATGCGTGAGTTCCAGTGGAATCACATCATCCTGATTGTGAGTGATGACCACGAGGGCAGAGCGGCACAGAAAAGACTGGAAACTCTGCTGGAGGAAAGGGAGACGAAG AGTAAAAACAGGAACTATGAAAACCTCGACCAACTGTCCTTTGACAACAAGCGAGGACCCAAG GCAGAGAAAGTGCTCCTGTTCAGCCAAGACACAAATCTGACGGCTCTGCTCCAGGAAGCCAAAGAGCTAGAGGCCCGAGTTATCATCCTGTCTGCAAG TGAAGATGAAGCTGCAGCCATTTACAAAGCAGCGCGCCAGCTCAATATGACAGGCTCTGGTTATGTTTGGCTGGTTGGAGAAAGGGAGATGTCTGGTAAAGCACTGAGTGAAGCCCCAGATG GCTTGCTCGGCCTTCAGCTTATCAATGGCAAGAACGAGTCTGCGCACATCTACGATGCCGTGGCTGTGGTGGCCCAGTCCATTCAGGAGCTCTTTGAGAAGGAGAATATCACAGAGCCTCCTCGAGGCTGTGTTGGCAATACAAACATCTGGAAGACTGGCCCACTCTTCAAACG AGTGCTGATGTCATCCAAGTATCCAGATGGCCTGACAGGCCGCGTGGAGTTTAATGATGACGGAGACAGGAGGTTCGCCCACTACAGCATTCTGAACTACCAGAAAACCCGGCTGGTGCAAGTGGGCGTCTACAATGGCTCGCAA GTTGTAATGAACACTCAGAGGAAGATTATTTGGCCAGGAGGAGAGACTGAAAAGCCAAAAGGTTATCAGATGTCAACAAGATTAAAG ATTGTCACCATTCATCAAGAGCCCTTTGTCTACGTGAAACCAACGTTACGAGATGGAACATGTAAGGAAGAGCACACTGTAAATGGAGTCCTGATCAAAAAAGTGATCTGCACTGGCCCCAATGAGACCATTCCAG GTCGCCCCACAGTGCCTCAGTGCTGCTATGGGTTCTGCATTGACCTTTTGATCAAACTTGCAATGACAATGAACTTCACTTATGAAGTGCATTTAGTTGCCGATGGCAAATTTGGCACTCAGGAGCGT GTAAATAACAGCAACAAGAAGGAGTGGAATGGCATGATGGGAGAGCTCCTGAGTGGCTTGGCAGACATGATCGTGGCTCCACTTACAATCAACAATGAACGAGCCCAGTATATAGAGTTCTCAAAACCGTTCAAGTACCAGGGGCTCACAATACTTGTCAAAAAG GAAATACCACGCAGTACACTGGACTCGTTCATGCAGCCTTTTCAGAGCACTCTGTGGTTACTGGTGGGTCTATCGGTCCATGTTGTGGCGGTGATGCTCTACCTATTAGACCGTTTCag CCCGTTTGGAAGGTTTAAAGTAAATagtgaagaggaagaagaagatgccCTCACCTTATCCTCTGCTATGTGGTTCTCCTGGGGTGTACTTCTGAACTCCGGCATTGGAGAAG GTGCCCCTCGGAGCTTTTCAGCAAGGATTTTAGGTATGGTGTGGGCTGGTTTTGCTATGATTATAGTTGCATCGTATACTGCCAATTTGGCAGCCTTCCTAGTGCTGGATCGGCCTGAGGAGCGCATTACCGGCATCAACGACCCTAGG CTGCGAAACCCATCAGACAAGTTCATCTACGCCACAGTGAAGCAGAGCTCAGTGGACATTTACTTCCGGCGCCAAGTTGAGCTAAGCACCATGTACCGCCACATGGAAAAGCACAACTATGAGAGCGCCGCTGAAGCCATCCAGGCCGTGCGAGACAA CAAACTCCACGCTTTTATATGGGATTCAGCAGTGTTGGAGTTTGAGGCCTCGCAGAAATGTGACCTGGTCACCACAGGCGAGCTGTTCTTCCGCTCTGGATTCGGTATTGGGATGCGTAAAGATAGCCCGTGGAAGCAAAATGTCTCACTGGCCATCCTCAG TTCCCATGAGAATGGCTTCATGGAGGACTTGGATAAAACCTGGGTCCGTTATCAAGAGTGTGACTCCAGAAGCAATGCACCAGCCACGCTCACTTTCGAGAATATGGCAG GCGTGTTTATGTTGGTGGCTGGTGGCATCGTCGCCGGGATCTTCCTCATCTTCATTGAGATTGCGTACAAACGACACAAGGATGCACGCAGGAAGCAAATGCAGCTGGCTTTTGCAGCAGTTAACGTATGGAGGAAGAACTTACAG gaTAGGAAAAGTGGTAGAGCAGAGCCCGACCCCAAAAAGAAAGCCTCTTTTAGGTCCATCAGTACCAACCTGGCCTCCAACATCAAGAGACGTAGGTCGTCCAAAGACACG
- the grin1b gene encoding glutamate receptor ionotropic, NMDA 1b isoform X3: MRLVLFAFLISCSCARGGCEPKTVNIGAVLSQKRYEQVFKDAVTQANNIYGKDKFKMNAISVTHKPNAIQMALSVCEDLISNQVYAILVSHPPQSNDHLTPTPVSYTAGFYRIPVVGLTTRMSIYSDKSIHLSFLRTVPPYSHQAQVWFDMMREFQWNHIILIVSDDHEGRAAQKRLETLLEERETKSKNRNYENLDQLSFDNKRGPKAEKVLLFSQDTNLTALLQEAKELEARVIILSASEDEAAAIYKAARQLNMTGSGYVWLVGEREMSGKALSEAPDGLLGLQLINGKNESAHIYDAVAVVAQSIQELFEKENITEPPRGCVGNTNIWKTGPLFKRVLMSSKYPDGLTGRVEFNDDGDRRFAHYSILNYQKTRLVQVGVYNGSQVVMNTQRKIIWPGGETEKPKGYQMSTRLKIVTIHQEPFVYVKPTLRDGTCKEEHTVNGVLIKKVICTGPNETIPGRPTVPQCCYGFCIDLLIKLAMTMNFTYEVHLVADGKFGTQERVNNSNKKEWNGMMGELLSGLADMIVAPLTINNERAQYIEFSKPFKYQGLTILVKKEIPRSTLDSFMQPFQSTLWLLVGLSVHVVAVMLYLLDRFSPFGRFKVNSEEEEEDALTLSSAMWFSWGVLLNSGIGEGAPRSFSARILGMVWAGFAMIIVASYTANLAAFLVLDRPEERITGINDPRLRNPSDKFIYATVKQSSVDIYFRRQVELSTMYRHMEKHNYESAAEAIQAVRDNKLHAFIWDSAVLEFEASQKCDLVTTGELFFRSGFGIGMRKDSPWKQNVSLAILSSHENGFMEDLDKTWVRYQECDSRSNAPATLTFENMAGVFMLVAGGIVAGIFLIFIEIAYKRHKDARRKQMQLAFAAVNVWRKNLQPYPTDITGQLNLSDPSVSTVV, translated from the exons ATGCGTCTGGTTCTGTTCGCCTTCCTCATCTCGTGCTCCTGTGCGAGAGGCGGATGCGAACCCAAGACTGTGAATATCGGAGCTGTCCTGAGCCAGAAGAGATATGAACAAGTGTTCAAAGACGCTGTCACCCAAGCCAACAATATATACGGCAAAGATAAGTTCAAGATGAACGCTATTTCTGTCACCCATAAACCAAACGCAATCCAGATGGCACTCTCCGTGTGTGAGGATCTCATCTCTAACCAG GTGTATGCGATCTTGGTGAGCCACCCACCCCAGTCCAACGACCATCTTACTCCAACTCCGGTGTCCTACACAGCTGGTTTTTACCGTATCCCTGTAGTGGGCCTCACCACCCGCATGTCCATCTACTCTGATAAG AGCATCCACCTCTCCTTTCTGCGCACGGTGCCACCCTATTCCCACCAAGCTCAAGTGTGGTTTGACATGATGCGTGAGTTCCAGTGGAATCACATCATCCTGATTGTGAGTGATGACCACGAGGGCAGAGCGGCACAGAAAAGACTGGAAACTCTGCTGGAGGAAAGGGAGACGAAG AGTAAAAACAGGAACTATGAAAACCTCGACCAACTGTCCTTTGACAACAAGCGAGGACCCAAG GCAGAGAAAGTGCTCCTGTTCAGCCAAGACACAAATCTGACGGCTCTGCTCCAGGAAGCCAAAGAGCTAGAGGCCCGAGTTATCATCCTGTCTGCAAG TGAAGATGAAGCTGCAGCCATTTACAAAGCAGCGCGCCAGCTCAATATGACAGGCTCTGGTTATGTTTGGCTGGTTGGAGAAAGGGAGATGTCTGGTAAAGCACTGAGTGAAGCCCCAGATG GCTTGCTCGGCCTTCAGCTTATCAATGGCAAGAACGAGTCTGCGCACATCTACGATGCCGTGGCTGTGGTGGCCCAGTCCATTCAGGAGCTCTTTGAGAAGGAGAATATCACAGAGCCTCCTCGAGGCTGTGTTGGCAATACAAACATCTGGAAGACTGGCCCACTCTTCAAACG AGTGCTGATGTCATCCAAGTATCCAGATGGCCTGACAGGCCGCGTGGAGTTTAATGATGACGGAGACAGGAGGTTCGCCCACTACAGCATTCTGAACTACCAGAAAACCCGGCTGGTGCAAGTGGGCGTCTACAATGGCTCGCAA GTTGTAATGAACACTCAGAGGAAGATTATTTGGCCAGGAGGAGAGACTGAAAAGCCAAAAGGTTATCAGATGTCAACAAGATTAAAG ATTGTCACCATTCATCAAGAGCCCTTTGTCTACGTGAAACCAACGTTACGAGATGGAACATGTAAGGAAGAGCACACTGTAAATGGAGTCCTGATCAAAAAAGTGATCTGCACTGGCCCCAATGAGACCATTCCAG GTCGCCCCACAGTGCCTCAGTGCTGCTATGGGTTCTGCATTGACCTTTTGATCAAACTTGCAATGACAATGAACTTCACTTATGAAGTGCATTTAGTTGCCGATGGCAAATTTGGCACTCAGGAGCGT GTAAATAACAGCAACAAGAAGGAGTGGAATGGCATGATGGGAGAGCTCCTGAGTGGCTTGGCAGACATGATCGTGGCTCCACTTACAATCAACAATGAACGAGCCCAGTATATAGAGTTCTCAAAACCGTTCAAGTACCAGGGGCTCACAATACTTGTCAAAAAG GAAATACCACGCAGTACACTGGACTCGTTCATGCAGCCTTTTCAGAGCACTCTGTGGTTACTGGTGGGTCTATCGGTCCATGTTGTGGCGGTGATGCTCTACCTATTAGACCGTTTCag CCCGTTTGGAAGGTTTAAAGTAAATagtgaagaggaagaagaagatgccCTCACCTTATCCTCTGCTATGTGGTTCTCCTGGGGTGTACTTCTGAACTCCGGCATTGGAGAAG GTGCCCCTCGGAGCTTTTCAGCAAGGATTTTAGGTATGGTGTGGGCTGGTTTTGCTATGATTATAGTTGCATCGTATACTGCCAATTTGGCAGCCTTCCTAGTGCTGGATCGGCCTGAGGAGCGCATTACCGGCATCAACGACCCTAGG CTGCGAAACCCATCAGACAAGTTCATCTACGCCACAGTGAAGCAGAGCTCAGTGGACATTTACTTCCGGCGCCAAGTTGAGCTAAGCACCATGTACCGCCACATGGAAAAGCACAACTATGAGAGCGCCGCTGAAGCCATCCAGGCCGTGCGAGACAA CAAACTCCACGCTTTTATATGGGATTCAGCAGTGTTGGAGTTTGAGGCCTCGCAGAAATGTGACCTGGTCACCACAGGCGAGCTGTTCTTCCGCTCTGGATTCGGTATTGGGATGCGTAAAGATAGCCCGTGGAAGCAAAATGTCTCACTGGCCATCCTCAG TTCCCATGAGAATGGCTTCATGGAGGACTTGGATAAAACCTGGGTCCGTTATCAAGAGTGTGACTCCAGAAGCAATGCACCAGCCACGCTCACTTTCGAGAATATGGCAG GCGTGTTTATGTTGGTGGCTGGTGGCATCGTCGCCGGGATCTTCCTCATCTTCATTGAGATTGCGTACAAACGACACAAGGATGCACGCAGGAAGCAAATGCAGCTGGCTTTTGCAGCAGTTAACGTATGGAGGAAGAACTTACAG